The Stieleria maiorica genome includes the window TGTTAGCGACCAACGCGTTTGGGATGGGGATCGACAAAGAAGACATTCGATTGGTCGTGCATGCCGAGACCCCGGGATCGATCGAATCCTATTACCAGGAGATCGGCCGCGCGGGACGCGATGGTCGACCGAGTCGTTGCGTGTGGTTGTACGCACAAGAAGACTTGATGACGCAAATGCAGTTCATCGAGTGGTCGAATCCCGATGCCGCGTTCTACACCCGGCTGTATCAGTTGATGGCCGAGCATGGCGAACAATGCCGTGCGTTCGGATTGGAATGGATGAACCGCCAATTGCAGCGCCGCAGCAAACACGATCACCGAATCGCCACCGCGATCTCCATTCTGGATCGACATGGGGTCGTGGCCGGCCCGCGGCCGCCGCAGTGTTTCGAAGTCCTGACGCCGTTGCCGGCCAGGTTGCAAGTCGACGATCAACTGGCGGAAAAGAAACGCCGCGACCAACAGCGGCTGTACGCGATGGTTCAATTCGCCGCCGAACAAGGCGATCGCAAAGAGTTTCTCAATCGCTACTTCGCCGACCCCGAAGGCTGAACCCCCGCCAGCGGAAAGCAATGCCAGCGGGACGCGTCAGCGAGCGGCACGGGGCGCAATCACGGGCCACCGGCTTACGCGGCGTGCTGGCAGGGGGACGTGCTGGCAGACTGCCCGCATCAGCCGGTGCTTTCGCGACGCATCACGGTTTCGGCCACGATGTCCATCCCCTCAAAGGCGAAGAAACCGGGCACGTAGCTGACTTCGGTGATCGGGATCGTGATGCGGACCCGGATATCGTCCCCGGGTTCGGCTTCTTCCAGGAACGAGGGCGTGATGACCACATTTGCGCTGGTGATGTTCATGATCGCCAGTTCTTCGTCGATGCGTGCTTGGACGTCTTCGATCGATGCCGTGGGGCGGATTCCGACGCGGGCGCCCTCGCGTGACGCTTGGACGACCGCCTCCTTGATGATGCTGATTCGTCCCATTTCGATCAGCCCGAAGGTGAAGGTCAACATGACGGGGACGATCAAGGCGAATTCGACCGTCGCGGCTCCGCGACGCGAAGGCCTTCTGCGTTGGCGATGTTTCACTGGATTGGTTGACATTTCAGGGTGTTGTTGAAGTGGATGCTTCGGGCCGACGTGGACCCGAACGGTTGTCGTTGTTTCATTGGGCTGCGGATCGGCTAGTCGACCAGCATGACCGGAGTGAACAGAAACTCGCTTTCTTCGATCGCGGCTTCCCTAAAGACGGAGTAGCGGGCGACCATCGGGGCCGGTTGGATGGTGACGTGTTTCTTCTTCATCGGGCCGGTCAGTTTGACACTCAAGATTCGAATGCCTTCGAAGCGGACGATCGTGTACATCGCGTTGTTGCCGTTTCCGTGCACGCTGGTGAAGATCGGGATCATCCGGGGCTGGCCGATGATGTCTGCAAGTTCGTCTTTGATCGCGGCACTGATTCCGGTGTCGCCGTTGAGTTCCAGTTCGCCATTGGAATCGAACTCCAGGGGGCGGCCGAAGTCAGCCATGTCTTGGGCGGAGATGCCGTGTAAAATCTGGCGGCTGATATCGCTGGTGCTGTTGTTGGCACCTCCGATATCGACCGTGCCACGGTTGCCCGGCGAACCGGTCCCGGTCGGGTAGAGCGAACACTCAAAGAAACCATCGCTGCCGGACGAAACCGTTCCGCCGGAGTAGCTGTAGTTGTCTTCGGTCTCCTTGGCGACGACCTTTTCCCAGGTTTCCAGGTCCAACGCGATGGGCAAGATGTCCAGCGTCTCACCCGCATCGCTGGGCGTGTAGAATCCGGAAATGGTCTTGAACAGCGCGGCGGTGCTATGCGCTTGCAGCGACTGTTCGGCCCGGCCGGTGACCGATCCGAAGAACAGTGGGATCGCGGAGTTGTTCGCTCCGGTTTGGCGGACGTGGACGCGAACGGCGTTGAACCGTGACGGATCGGAGTTGTCCAGAACGCCCGGATTGTTGCGGTCGTAAAACCCAATTTCGACGTCGCTGGCGGCGTTCAAGGTCGGCGCGCGAGAGCTGATCACATTTTTCGAGGCGATCGAACTGGCCGCGTCGTTGATGTCACACTCCACGGTCGATGCATCGTTGCCTTGGACCACACCGTCGAACAGTTCCCAACACGCCGACATGGCGGCTGCATCGGCGGTTCGCTTGACTTCCGATCGTGAGACGTTGATGTGTCCAAAGTCGATCGCGACCGCGGAGACGACCAAAAGTCCCGCGACCAAAAAGACGCTGAAGACCAGAGCCGAACCCTTGCGGCGATCTGCCGGATAGCGATTGTTTTTTGTTTTGGTTGAACAGCCGCGCGAGCGGGACGCGTTGTCGCTCATGGTTTGTGTGTGGAACATGGGATGACCTTAGAAGATGAAGTGATCGATGGGGATCCGAACGGCGCATAGTTTCAATGTCAGCTCAAATTTCGGGTCGAACGGTAGCGGAAGTCGCCAACACTTTCGGCGTCCAGCCGGGAGGGCCGAAACTCTTGGCGAATTCCGCTACCTGACAATCAAGCTGACACACATTTCTAGTGGGCCACTTGATTGACATGGATGGTCGTGGTGTGACCGTCGGTGTAGGTCAATCGCACTGTCTTGAGTCGAATCGAAGCGACGCGATTGGCGCCGAATCCGATGTCGACCGACTCAAGGCTCTTCTGGGGCGTGTAGTGATCCAGGCAGTGGAGGTTCTGGTCATCCATCTGCACCAGGTACTCGGGGCCGCCGAAGTTTCCCCATTGCATCCCGTGACCGTCTTTGACGGCGAACATCAGTTGCCCGTTGAAGACGGCCATCGCGCTGGTCCACTCGATGTGGTCGTTGTCCCAGGCGAGTGACTGACGGATCGGACTGCGTTCTTCATCAACGGGGATTTCGTTGCAGAACGCCCCGACACGAAATCCACCACTGGAATAGCTGTCCTCGGCGGCGTAGTTCATTTGCAACTGGAAGTAGCAGTCGTCGTGTTCGGAGTCGGGATAAAGAAAGAAGGCGACTTGAGGCGAGTTGATGTTCGGCTCGGGATCGTTGATGGTCATCTCCCAATCCTCTTCGACCATGAAGAGTTCGGGGCCTTCGGCAAACGCCTGGCCATGCAGCATGGCAAGCAAGCACAGCCCCCCGGCGATCAAGCTGGTGCGCGCAGCACCGAATCGTGTGATGGATGGAGACATTTCGGTTCCCTGTTTGGACGAGGCAGAAAAGAAGGGATCACGCGTCGGATTCTGTTTGTCCCCTTCGGTGGCCTGGCGATCCGATCGCATTCGGAAAATGCGTTTCGGACCCATGGCTTTGCGTCCCACGTTCACACGCGGTTTGCCGTTTCGAGGGTCATGATGGGGAACCGTTGGAATCCAACGCGGTAACAAAACGCTATGTCAATTTGCCTCAGCAAAGCGGCGTTTCCTCAGAAGAACGGTTTCTTGGCTGACGCCCCCCCGCGTACGTTATGACGGACGTCGCGGTTGTAGGGCCACGATGAGGGTTTACCCCCCGTTTTCGCAGGCATTCCGAGGGGGGAGGGGCTAACGGCGGGCAACCCTCTATGCACCAAGTTACGATGTCTATTGAATCAGACGCGTTCCGGGGCCGCTGGCGGTCGCCGTTGCGGGGCCTCGGGGAACGGGGGGCCGTTCATAGAGATCGAACTCGGCCCACAGCGGGATGTGGTCGCTGATCGCATTGGCCTGCTGCTCGGTCAATCCCAGGTCGGCCTTCAGATCGATCACGCCTCGCCGCCCCGAATACTCGGCTGTCACGCTGCTGTCGATCAGGATGTGATCGTTCGTCTTGGTGCGATTGATGTTGGTTTGGATGTCGGCGGCCAGCGAGAGCACGCCGGGGATCGATTTGAGTCGTCCGAGGTTCTTTTCGCTGACGTTCAGGTCGCCCAGCAGGATGAAGTCGTCTTCGGAGTACTGCTGGAACTCATAATCCCGCACCCGTTGAAAGACGTCCGCCAACACATTGATTTCGCTTTCTTGATCGTCCGGATCCACGCGATCGGGTTTGGTATGGACGTTGATCATGGTGAATCGAAACGGCGGTTGTCCGCTATCGGGCGGGACGACGGTTTCGAAAGTCGCCACCATCGGTTCTCGGTACATGCGTTTGCCGGGGTCTTGCACCACGTAGGCTGATCCGGGGACCAGATTGATCCGCGATCGATCCCAGACGAAGGCGTATGATTCCAGGTAGGATTCGCCGATCGGGTCACTCATCGTCGCGGCAAAGCTTCCGCCGGATTCATTCAGCAACGCGACCAGTCGCTGCAGGGCGATGCCGTCGGCCCCCTGTAGTTCTTGGATCGCCACGACGTCGAAGGTGCTGACGATTCGTGCGATCGTCCCCAACACATCGACGCCGTCCTCGTTGGTGCGAATGCTGGATTTTTTGTCCGCGAAGTGTTCAATATTGAAGGTCGCGATGCGAATGCGATCCGGCGGCCGGTCGGTTCGGTCGCCCAGGGAAATCGTTTCGCCACGAAATTCGGACGCGGCATCCGGGGTCAGCAATCCATCCAGCGAGGAAAAACTTAAGCCTCCGGTCAGCAGCATGTAGACCGCGTACAACACACCGAGTGTGGTGGCGCCCGGGCCGAACCAGCGCAGCAGCGGATTCGAACTGCTGAAGGAGCTCTTTCGTCGACGTTTGGAAAAGATCCCCACTTCGGCCTCCTTGCCGAATCACCCTCTCGATCGTTTTAGGTTGCTATAGGTAAACTTGGTCGTCTGGGGCAATGGCAATACGAGGAACGGGAGTGCGTGAGATGTCGCAGTGGGATGACGTTCAGCGACGTCTGGAAAGGGTCCGCAAGTTTGCCGGATTGATGGACGACAAATTCGCCCTGCCGGGAACCCGGCTGCGGTTCGGGCTGGACAGTTTGCTGGGGCTCTTGCCCGGCTTGGGCGACGCGGCAACGGCGGCGATGGGCGTCTGGTTGATCGCCGAGGCGGCACGGATGAAGGTTCCCAAGGGCGTCTTGATTCGGATGTGCGGGAACTTGCTGGTCGATGCGACACTGGGTTCAGTTCCCATCGCCGGCGACGTGTTCGATTTGTATTGGAAATCCAATCGACGCAACGCGGTGCTGTTGGAGAAACACCTCAAGAAACGCGCGGCCGGTCGCTGATGCAAATGGACATCACGTTGCCACGATTCACGATTCTGATTCACACCGTCGGCCCCGGTTTCGCCAGGCAGTCGGAACCGGTCATGCATCAGGTTGCGGCCGGCCCGGTGCATTGGGATTGGTTGTTCCAGCGGTCCGTGAATCAACGGGGCGGTGCGGGGGTGTGGACCTGGGCGACCGATCCGTTACCGTGGTTGGCTGAGCAGCTTTCCGGCTCGACCGCTTCAGCCGCAGCAAGTGGAGCTCCGGTCACGACACCGGCGCTGCGATTGGCCGATCACCGTCTGCGCTATTTGGATTTTGAAGGCGACATCGGGAAAGGACGCGGTTCGGTGCGGCAACTGATGACCGGACACTATGAATTGAAGCAGCAAACGGACCGCTGTTTTGAAGCGGTGCTCCGGTGGTCGAATCCTCAGGCAGGAGGCTCCGGCGGGGCCGTTGCCGGAGGCGCGGCGGAGGTGCGGTTTTCCGCGACCGAGCGTGATGAATTGGGGGCGGCGACGTGGTGGGATGCGACGGTGGTCGGTCACTGATGTGTCGATGCCGGCGCGTGACGTGAGCCACGTGGCTCGTGGTGGATGTTTGATGCAGGTGTCGCTCGCTGACCGGCCTGTCGATTTAATTCGCAACCGAAACAAGAGTGAGCCGATGGCGCTAGCCACGGGCCTTGAAGGGTGATGCTGGCACCGCTAGGCCCGCGGCTAGCGCCGTCGGCTCACTAAATCAACAGGCCGTGACGCCGCCCGCTGGCATTGTCGCTCGCTGACGCGCGACTACAACCCGCGTGGCGCGGTCTGTTCCGGCAACCCATCGGGGTTCGGATCGCGCGTCGGATGGGTGCTGTCGGATTCCGGTTCGTCGTCCAGTTGTGCGAGGATGTAGACCGCACCTTGGGGGGAAAACGTGGACGTTTGCAGATCGCCGGTTTGTCCGGAGACTTTCAGTTGATGGTCGCCAAGTTCGATCGATTCGATGATCAATGCACCCTCGGTGTGTTGCGGGTATTGTTCGGGGACGTCTATCAGCGCGATCGATTCGCCGTCACGCGTTTCCCACTGCAAGTTCAGGTTCAACTTCGACGCGATCAATTTGATCCGGTTTTTGAATTGGGATACTGGTAGCGGCAGCGCGCCGGCACGGATCTGATCGATCGCGATGGCCAGACGATTGGGCTTGTCGGTCAACTGGACTCTCAATTCGCACGACAACACGGCGTCCAGGCGTTGGTCCTTGAAACGTGCGGCGGCCATCAACACCCCGTCGTCGATCACGATCCGCGGTTCCTGCAACCCTTTGGCCTTGAGCCTGGGGAACCGTTTGGGCAACTGGTCGATCAACCAGGCATTGATTTGTTCGGCCGCGAACCGAGCCTCCCAGGCTCCGGGCCGGGCGACATCGTCTTGCAGTTGCTGGACGTCGCACTCGAGTTGTTCGATCGACTCGGCGACATCCCGTGGCGGGGGTGTGGCGATGGCCCGTTCGTAGAATTCGGGGACCTTCTTTGTTTCCCGATGTGCCCAGAATGCGGTGGCACCGAGCGAGGCGATCAGGAGAGCGCCGACCAAGAGCATCCGTTTGATCAAACGCTTCCACATAGCCCCGTGTTCTCTCTAAAATCGAATCGGTTTGGGCAACCAGTCACGCAGTCGGTCAGCCACACTTTCCCGTTTTTGGGGGGGGGGTGACGTGATGCGGGAGTTGCTTGCTTCGTCCGCCGGGACCGCCCCGGTTTGTTTTACTACGCCGGCAACCGGCGGAGGGTTTCGGTCGGTCGATCGCGGCGATGGGGTCGGCCGCATCGCGGATCGTGCCATCAGGTCCCGTGACCAGTCATTATTGAGCAGTCCGGCCGCAGGTTTCAAGTTTCCTCGCTGAAGACCCTGAATCGCCAGGAACGCGTTTTCCTGCAGCGCGGTGCGTTCTGCTTCGGTGGGAAAATGGTCGTGCAGATGGATGTCGTCGATCCAAAGTTTACCCGGCGACAGGCTATCGATCGTCAACCGCACGGATTCCATCTGGTCCCGATGGATCTGATCGGCCTCCAGGACCAGGTGCCTGGGTTGCCAGTGTCCGTCACAGGGGACGTCGAATTCGGTCGAAAAACGCACGGGTTTTCGCAACCGATTTCCTTCCAAGGAAACGCGTACGCGGTGACGTGGTGGTTCGTTCGGCGGCGGCTCCGTTGCTGTCGACTTCAGCACGTTGGTCGCGGCCGGGTTGGCGTCCGCCGTTCGCTTGCCGGCGCGAACCGAAAGAGAAACGGCCATGCGCCCCGAGGCCGGCACGGGAATCGGTTCGCTGACCAACCAGATGCGACCTGCCGATGCCGTGTCGGATGTCATTCGGATCGAGTGGCTGCCCTCGATCGATTCGGTGGAGTCGAGCGTGACGGCGTCGGATGGGAATTGAGTGTGCATCCAGCCGACGATGCCGACTTGTCCTTGGATCTCGAAGCCGCCATTGGTCAATTCGTTGTAGTCTTCCGGCGAGGCGAGCGTGCCGATTTTGCCGACAACCGCGCTGACATGTCCTTTCAATCGCTGGAGCGTTTGATCGCCGCCCACCATGCTGCCGTACCACCCGGCCAGCGATACCGGTTCTGATTCGCCGCGCACCTGCAGCCTCACGATTGAGGTCGGCGCGAGCGTCAACAAACGCGAGTCGGAGGCACCGGTCGGCCGAAGAATCGCATTCGGATCGTCGGCGCAGAGAAGGCTGCAGTCGGCGATCCGTTCGTTGGAAAACCGCAATTTGACTTGGCTTGTCCAAGGAGCGGTGTTGATCACGGTCAGATCGATCGACGAAGCTTGATCGGGTGACCGGTTGTGTGATGCTTCGGAAACCAAGACGTGGACGTAGTCCGATTCGGAATTCGACGCGGACCGAACCGGTCGGGCATCCGCTGCGATTGCCCGGCAGTGGTTCATCGTTTGGCGAAAGGACCGATTGAGTGCAAAGGGCAATTCGACCGTCCGGATCGAAAGGACCCGAGACCCTTCGTGCACACAGGACTCTAGAAAACGAGCCGGCGAGGTCAACGAGGATTGACCGCCGATCAACAGGTGCGGACGCGACTGTCGGTCCACATTCTCCATCGAGACCGATCGGTGGCCATGTGTCAAACGCGGCTGCACCCGCAGCCCGCCCGGCGCGGTCCAGGATTCGATTGCTGTTGTGATCGTCTTGACGATCCAAGTCGGCTTGGCGGGGGCGGATGCGTCCGCGGGCTGGCCGCCGGCGATGAAATCCCATTGGTGAAGATCGATCGGAACGGAGACGTTGTCGTAGCCACACCAGGCGGCGTGAGTGGCCAGCCGTGATGTCGCCTTCCAAAGGGAAAACATCAACACTGTGGACTGTGCGTACCCGCCTTGAGACAGCTGGTCCGCGTGGTCGGAGGTCAGGTGGGAGAGCCAGCCCGTGGATTCGACCCAAAACGCGACTTGGCGTGTCGGTGGGGCCGTTTGGGGCGCGGATCGGTCGACATCCTGTTCGGCCAGCACCAGCGATTCGACCGAAAGGGGGTGGTCAGAAGAGTCGTTGGTGATTCTGACGAACTCATTGTCCCGATGGGCATAGTGCAGAATCTGTTGGGTGATGACGGCCGCATCGTCTTCCGAGGAAACATCCATCGGACGTCCCAGTTGCACCGAGAGTGAATCGGTGACCGGATCAAAGTCTGGACGGTTGGCGAATTCGATGCGGACGGTTTTCGGAGGCGACGGGGCTTTCGGTTCGGTCAGCGTGAGGGACAACTGATATGGCTGGTGGACGTTCAAATCGCTCAGCAGCCCGATCCAGGATTCACCCGGGCCGATCGTGTGCGGCTCGTTCCCCGAGGCGGCACGGCGCGGCGTGAAAGGCAGCGACTCGCTCACCCGCTTGACTTTGGGGACCAGTTGGGTCGCCCCGTTGGGCATCCACCCCAGCGGTTGCCAGTCCGACGGATCCAACGGCCGGATCGGTCCCCGTTGCCGCCATTGAAGGGGAGCGATGGCGGGGCCGGATTGCGCTGCAGATTCCGTGGGTTCGCCGAGGTCTTGAAAGACCATCCACGGTGTTTGCACCGACGCGAGTTCATTTTCCGATCCGGTCAGGCGTGACCAGATGCGATCGGTTTTTTCGCTCAAGCGGCAACGGATTTCATAAACGCCGGCGATGCGGGGTGAAGACGCCGCGATCGCGATCGCCGTCGAATCGCCCGACGCATCGAGTCGCAGATCAGTTTGTTCGCGACCGACCATGACGCCGTCATCGACGCGAATCAATTCATAGCTCAACACCAAGTCGCGGTCGGCATGTTGCGGCAACGCCCGGATTCTGACCGAAAGTTGGCATCCGTCGTCGGCACCCACCAAGGGCCAGGCGGGGTTGGCCGAGCGGAATTCGAAGGGGCGTGTGGAGC containing:
- a CDS encoding exonuclease/endonuclease/phosphatase family protein gives rise to the protein MGIFSKRRRKSSFSSSNPLLRWFGPGATTLGVLYAVYMLLTGGLSFSSLDGLLTPDAASEFRGETISLGDRTDRPPDRIRIATFNIEHFADKKSSIRTNEDGVDVLGTIARIVSTFDVVAIQELQGADGIALQRLVALLNESGGSFAATMSDPIGESYLESYAFVWDRSRINLVPGSAYVVQDPGKRMYREPMVATFETVVPPDSGQPPFRFTMINVHTKPDRVDPDDQESEINVLADVFQRVRDYEFQQYSEDDFILLGDLNVSEKNLGRLKSIPGVLSLAADIQTNINRTKTNDHILIDSSVTAEYSGRRGVIDLKADLGLTEQQANAISDHIPLWAEFDLYERPPVPRGPATATASGPGTRLIQ
- a CDS encoding TadE family protein; its protein translation is MSTNPVKHRQRRRPSRRGAATVEFALIVPVMLTFTFGLIEMGRISIIKEAVVQASREGARVGIRPTASIEDVQARIDEELAIMNITSANVVITPSFLEEAEPGDDIRVRITIPITEVSYVPGFFAFEGMDIVAETVMRRESTG
- a CDS encoding DUF4112 domain-containing protein; this translates as MSQWDDVQRRLERVRKFAGLMDDKFALPGTRLRFGLDSLLGLLPGLGDAATAAMGVWLIAEAARMKVPKGVLIRMCGNLLVDATLGSVPIAGDVFDLYWKSNRRNAVLLEKHLKKRAAGR
- a CDS encoding pilus assembly protein TadG-related protein → MFHTQTMSDNASRSRGCSTKTKNNRYPADRRKGSALVFSVFLVAGLLVVSAVAIDFGHINVSRSEVKRTADAAAMSACWELFDGVVQGNDASTVECDINDAASSIASKNVISSRAPTLNAASDVEIGFYDRNNPGVLDNSDPSRFNAVRVHVRQTGANNSAIPLFFGSVTGRAEQSLQAHSTAALFKTISGFYTPSDAGETLDILPIALDLETWEKVVAKETEDNYSYSGGTVSSGSDGFFECSLYPTGTGSPGNRGTVDIGGANNSTSDISRQILHGISAQDMADFGRPLEFDSNGELELNGDTGISAAIKDELADIIGQPRMIPIFTSVHGNGNNAMYTIVRFEGIRILSVKLTGPMKKKHVTIQPAPMVARYSVFREAAIEESEFLFTPVMLVD